A single window of Athene noctua chromosome 1, bAthNoc1.hap1.1, whole genome shotgun sequence DNA harbors:
- the DGAT2 gene encoding diacylglycerol O-acyltransferase 2 isoform X1: MKTIIAAYSGVLRGTGVGGRGTGSSILSALQDLFWLSKSKLEKQLQIISVLQWVLTFLIMGVACTLILMYILCTDCWVIAALYLAWLVFDWNTPKKGGRRSQWVRNWTIWRYFRDYFPIRLVKTHNLLTTRNYIFGYHPHGIMGLGAFCNFSTEATGVGQKFPGIRPYLATLAGNFRMPILRDYLMSGGICPVNRDSIDYILSKNGSGNAIIIVVGGAAESLNCTPGKNSVTLRHRKGFVKLALRHGADLVPVYSFGENEVYEQVIFEEGSWGRWVQKKFQKHIGFAPCIFHGRGLFSSNSWGLLPYSKPITTVVGEPITIPKIDNPSQREVDFYHSIYVDSLIKLFDKYKSKFGLPESEVLEVN, translated from the exons ATGAAGACCATCATCGCTGCCTACTCCGGGGTGCTGCGAGGTACCGGGGTGGGGGGTAGAG gcACAGGATCGAGCATTCTTTCTGCTCTGCAGGATTTGTTTTGGCTATCTAAATCCAAATTAGAGAAACAACTCCAGATCATCTCTGTGCTGCAATGGGTTCTCACTTTCCTTATCATGG GTGTTGCTTGCACTTTAATCCTCATGTACATACTGTGCACAGATTGCTGGGTGATTGCTGCTCTCTATTTAGCCTGGCTGGTATTTGACTGGAATACACCAAAGAAAG GTGGAAGAAGATCCCAGTGGGTGAGAAACTGGACTATATGGAGGTACTTCAGGGATTATTTTCCAATAAGA CTGGTTAAAACCCACAATCTGCTGACCACCAGGAATTACATTTTTGGCTACCATCCCCATGGCATCATGGGCTTGGGCGCCTTTTGCAACTTCAGCACAGAAGCCACAGGTGTCGGCCAGAAGTTCCCTGGGATCCGACCATACCTTGCTACCCTGGCTGGGAACTTCAGGATGCCCATTTTGAGGGACTACTTAATGTCTGGCG GTATATGTCCTGTGAACCGCGACAGCATAGACTACATCTTGTCCAAGAACGGCAGTGGCAACGCCATCATCATCGTGGTGGGAGGGGCAGCAGAGTCCCTGAACTGCACCCCAGGGAAGAACTCTGTGACCCTGAGACACCGGAAAGGATTTGTGAAGCTGGCTCTACGGCACGG CGCGGACTTGGTTCCTGTCTACTCCTTCGGTGAGAATGAAGTGTACGAGCAGGTGATCTTCGAGGAGGGCTCCTGGGGAAGATGGGTTCAGAAGAAGTTTCAGAAGCACATTGGCTTTGCTCCATGTATCTTTCATGGCCGTGGCCTCTTCTCCTCCAACAGCTGGGGACTGTTACCTTACTCCAAGCCCATCACTACTGTTG TTGGGGAGCCCATCACCATCCCTAAAATCGATAATCCGTCCCAGAGGGAAGTGGACTTCTACCACAGCATATACGTGGACTCCCTGATCAAACTCTTTGACAAGTATAAGAGCAAATTTGGCCTGCCGGAGTCTGAGGTCTTGGAAGTCAACTGA
- the DGAT2 gene encoding diacylglycerol O-acyltransferase 2 isoform X2 — translation MKTIIAAYSGVLRGTGSSILSALQDLFWLSKSKLEKQLQIISVLQWVLTFLIMGVACTLILMYILCTDCWVIAALYLAWLVFDWNTPKKGGRRSQWVRNWTIWRYFRDYFPIRLVKTHNLLTTRNYIFGYHPHGIMGLGAFCNFSTEATGVGQKFPGIRPYLATLAGNFRMPILRDYLMSGGICPVNRDSIDYILSKNGSGNAIIIVVGGAAESLNCTPGKNSVTLRHRKGFVKLALRHGADLVPVYSFGENEVYEQVIFEEGSWGRWVQKKFQKHIGFAPCIFHGRGLFSSNSWGLLPYSKPITTVVGEPITIPKIDNPSQREVDFYHSIYVDSLIKLFDKYKSKFGLPESEVLEVN, via the exons ATGAAGACCATCATCGCTGCCTACTCCGGGGTGCTGCGAG gcACAGGATCGAGCATTCTTTCTGCTCTGCAGGATTTGTTTTGGCTATCTAAATCCAAATTAGAGAAACAACTCCAGATCATCTCTGTGCTGCAATGGGTTCTCACTTTCCTTATCATGG GTGTTGCTTGCACTTTAATCCTCATGTACATACTGTGCACAGATTGCTGGGTGATTGCTGCTCTCTATTTAGCCTGGCTGGTATTTGACTGGAATACACCAAAGAAAG GTGGAAGAAGATCCCAGTGGGTGAGAAACTGGACTATATGGAGGTACTTCAGGGATTATTTTCCAATAAGA CTGGTTAAAACCCACAATCTGCTGACCACCAGGAATTACATTTTTGGCTACCATCCCCATGGCATCATGGGCTTGGGCGCCTTTTGCAACTTCAGCACAGAAGCCACAGGTGTCGGCCAGAAGTTCCCTGGGATCCGACCATACCTTGCTACCCTGGCTGGGAACTTCAGGATGCCCATTTTGAGGGACTACTTAATGTCTGGCG GTATATGTCCTGTGAACCGCGACAGCATAGACTACATCTTGTCCAAGAACGGCAGTGGCAACGCCATCATCATCGTGGTGGGAGGGGCAGCAGAGTCCCTGAACTGCACCCCAGGGAAGAACTCTGTGACCCTGAGACACCGGAAAGGATTTGTGAAGCTGGCTCTACGGCACGG CGCGGACTTGGTTCCTGTCTACTCCTTCGGTGAGAATGAAGTGTACGAGCAGGTGATCTTCGAGGAGGGCTCCTGGGGAAGATGGGTTCAGAAGAAGTTTCAGAAGCACATTGGCTTTGCTCCATGTATCTTTCATGGCCGTGGCCTCTTCTCCTCCAACAGCTGGGGACTGTTACCTTACTCCAAGCCCATCACTACTGTTG TTGGGGAGCCCATCACCATCCCTAAAATCGATAATCCGTCCCAGAGGGAAGTGGACTTCTACCACAGCATATACGTGGACTCCCTGATCAAACTCTTTGACAAGTATAAGAGCAAATTTGGCCTGCCGGAGTCTGAGGTCTTGGAAGTCAACTGA